AAAATTTAGTGCTATGAACGTTCAAATTCAAACTGTGCATTTTGATGCGGATTCCAAATTGATTGATCATGTGAGCAAAAAAGTCGCAAAGCTCAATACTTATTATGACAGGATCATCAGTGTGGAAGTTTTTCTAAAGTTGGATGGAATAGCCCATCAAATCAAGGATAAAGTAGCCGAGATAAAAGTGCACATTCCGCGCCAGGACTTATTTGTAAAGCACGAAAGCAAATCCTTCGAAGAATCTTTTGACCTCGCATTTGACTCCGTTGTTAACCAGATTAAGCGTACTAAGGAGAAAAAACTTCAGTAAAATCTTAAAAATATTTTGGAATTAATAATCTGTTTACTACCTTTGCCATCCCGATCGAAAAAAGGGATCGGGCAAAGGTAGTAAAGTTCTTTACTGTAGGGCATTTTAGCCAATACGATCAGGTACGAAAAAAAAGTACTAAGTGCTGAAAAAAAAGATTTTGAGAATAACAAAATACTATTATTTTTGCACCCTCTTAAGACAGCAACTAAGAAGCAGATAAAGCAACTAAAAAGCGCTTAAGAAAAGTACTCAAGATATAAATACTTGGTATGCCAGCATAGCTCAGTTGGCCAGAGCTACTGATTTGTAATCAGTGGGTCGGGGGTTCGAATCCCTCTGCTGGCTCCGGAGGAAATCCGAAGCAAACAAAATAAAGTAAGTCCCGCAACGGATGAAGAGGTTTGTGGAAGTTTTTCAGGAGTAAAGAATGGGCAGGTTCCAGAGCGGCCAAATGGGGCGGACTGTAAATCCGCTGACTACGTCTTCACAGGTTCGAATCCTGTCCTGCCCACAAAGTGCAAATGTTCCGCCTTTGCCTAATAGCAATGGCGGAACAATTTTGTTAAGAGGAGAAGCTGAAGTGTGAGAGCGCCATAGCAATTAAAGAGTTCTTTCTGATATTATTTTAACAAATGCGGGAGTAGCTCAGTTGGTAGAGCGACAGCCTTCCAAGCTGTAGGTCGCGGGTTCGAACCTCGTCTCCCGCTCATAGTTAATTGCGAATTTGCTTCGTGATGGCCTTGAGCGGTAAGTTTTGCAGAAATATTACACTGTATCCGTTCAGGTAAAAAATCTCCAAAGCTTTATGAATATTGTTCGTCGTTCAAACTGGTTTTTTCAGAACCAGCAGGTTTGATGGGCAATAAAAGTTCTTTAAAAGTAATTAGTATGCTGTTGTAGCTCAGGGGTAGAGCACTTCCTTGGTAAGGAAGAGGTCGTGAGTTCAATTCTCATCAACAGCTCAAACGGATTCATTCAATAGTCCGGAATCCAACATTTCGTTGTAGCTCAGTGGAAGAGCGGTTTCCGGTAAATGTGCCGGTAATGGTCATGAGTTCAATTCTCATCAACGGTACAAGTTTGTAAAACCGTTTTAACAAAACACAATCAATACAATCTTTACAAACCATCTAAAAAAAATACAATGGCAAAAGAAACCTTTAAGCGGGATAAACCCCACGTAAACATTGGTACCATCGGCCACGTTGACCACGGTAAAACTACCTTAACTGCTGCCATTACAAATATTTTGGCAAGCAAGGGTCTGGCTGAGAAGAAAGGATATGATGAAATTGATGCCGCACCTGAAGAAAAGGAAAGAGGTATTACCATCAACACTGCACACGTAGAATACCAGACTGCAAGTCGTCACTATGCGCACGTTGACTGTCCAGGTCACGCTGACTATGTGAAGAACATGATCACTGGTGCTGCGCAGATGGACGGTGCTATCCTGGTGGTTGCTGCTACAGATGGTCCAATGCCACAAACTAAAGAACACATCCTGCTCGCTCGTCAGGTAGGTGTACCTCGTATCGTTGTTTTCATGAACAAAGTTGACCTGGTAGACGATCCTGAACTGCTGGAACTGGTAGAACTGGAAATCCGCGAGCTGCTGAGCAAATATAACTACGATGGTGACAACACTCCAATCATCAAGGGTTCCGCTACAGGTGCTCTGGCTGGTGAAGAGAAATGGGTTGCTGCTGTAGAAGAGCTGATGAACTCTGTAGATGAGTACATTCCGCTGCCTCCTCGCCCAGTTGATATGCCTTTCCTGATGTCTGTAGAAGACGTTTTCTCTATCACAGGTCGTGGTACCGTTGCAACCGGTCGTATCGAACGTGGTCGTATCAAGGTGGGTGAACCAGTTGAAATCGTTGGTCTGATCGAAAAACCTCTTACTTCTACCTGTACAGGTGTTGAAATGTTTAAGAAATTACTCGACGAAGGTGAAGCTGGTGACAACGCTGGTCTGCTGCTCCGTGGTATTGAAAAGAAAGATATCCGTCGTGGTATGGTTATCACTAAACCAGGTACTATCACTCCGCACACCGATTTCAAATGTGAAGTATACGTACTGAGCAAAGAAGAAGGTGGCCGTCACACTCCATTCTTCCAGAAATACCGTCCTCAGTTCTACTTCCGTACTACGGATGTAACTGGTGAGGTTGAACTGCCAGCTGGTGTTGAAATGGTTATGCCAGGTGATAACATCGGTCTCGTGGTTAAGCTGATCGCTCCAATCGCTATGGAAAAAGGTCTGAAATTCGCTATCCGCGAAGGTGGACGTACCGTAGGTGCTGGTCAGGTTACTGAAATCATCAAGTAATCACTTTTTTCAGCATAAAAGCCATTAGCAATTCGCAAATTGCTAGCCGGTAATCAGATTTTTTAGTAAATTCGATTTCGGTGTGACATAAGCAAACTGCTAATGGCTTTATACACGGGCATAGTTCAATGGTAGAATAGAGGTCTCCAAAACCTTTGATCAGGGTTCGAATCCTTGTGCCCGTGCAGTGTAAAATTGGTGAAAAGTGAAAGGTGAATTGTGAATTTCATTCGCCATTCGCTTTTCACCTTTCATGTTTTCAAACGGTTAATTTTAAACCAATGAACAAGCTCAGAAACTATTTCCGGGAATCCTATCATGAACTGGTGCATAAAGTATCCTGGCCTAGCTGGCAGGAACTACAGTCCTCTACAATGGTTGTTCTAATCGCTACCGTGGTAATTACCCTTGTTGTATGGGGAATGGATGCCCTTTCTAACCTGGTGTTAACACAGTATTATAAAATGTTCTAATGATGATAGAAGCATCCAATAACCCTGCAGAAGAAACAAATGTTCCGACCCAGGATACCAAATGGTATGTACTGAGAGTGGTGAGTGGAAAAGAAAAGAAGGTGAAAGAATACCTGGATATTGAGGTGCGCCGTTCCGATTGGGGAAATGTGATCACTCAGATCTTCTTACCTGTTGAGAAAGTGTATAAAGTACAGGCCGGTAAGAAAGTGATGCGCGAAAAGAACTTTTATCCCGGATATGTGATGATTGAAGCTATAGATGGTAAAATGAGTGACGAAGTCATCCAATCCATCCGCAACGTGTCCGGTGTGATTCACTTCCTTGGTAAAGAAAAGCCGATCGCTCTGCGTAAAGCTGAAGTAAATAAAATGTTAGGTAAGGTCGATGAACTGTCTGATAACGGACTGACCATGAGCGAACCTTTCATCGTTGGTGAAACTATCAAGATTATCGACGGACCATTCAATGACTTTAATGGTATTATTGAAGAGGTGATCGAAGATAAGAAGAAGTTGAAGGTGACAGTAAAGATCTTTGGTCGCGCTACACCAGTGGAGTTGAACTTTATGCAGGTAGAAAAAATAAGCTAAAGATTTTAGGTTTTTTAATAGGAGCCGTTCCGAAAGGGGCGGCTTTTTTTTGTTTATAAGAATTTAAAGTGATTTTAAGAGGTTTTGGCACCTATGGCGCCACCATCTTTTAATCCTATTATAATGCCAATTCCCTCCCCACCCCGGTACTTATCGGTACCTTTGCCATGTGAAGATACTACTGATAGAAGATGAGCCCAAAGTCGCCGCTTTCATCAAAAAAGGACTGGAAGAAGACCAACACCAGGTGGAAGTAGCTTACGATGGCGAAATCGGGCATAAAGCAATCATGCAGCACGATTACGATGTGATCATCATGGATGTGATGCTCCCCTACATGAACGGCCTGCAATTGAGCAAAAGCATCCGTGAACAAGGCATCCGTACCCCCGTGCTCATGCTCACTGCCCTCAATACTACCCCCGACATCGTAGATGGCCTCAACTCCGGCGCAGACGACTACCTCGCCAAACCATTTCACTTCAGTGAACTCCTGGCCAGAACAAACGCCCTGCACCGCCGTACCGCCGACTTCAAAGCCGCTACCACCAAACTCACCTTCATGGACCTCATCCTGGACCTGGACACCAAAACAGCCACCCGGGAAAACAAAGAAATCATCCTCACCGCCAAGGAATACGCTTTGTTAGAACTCTTCATGAATAACTGCAATAAAGTCCTCTCCCGCGCATACATCGCCCAAACTGTATGGGGACTGGACTTCGACAGCGGTACCAACACTATTGATGTATATATCAACTACCTCCGCAATAAAATTGAAAAAGGATTTTCTGGCGATCGCTTAATTCACACCGTAGTCGGCATGGGGTACGTGATGAAGATGAAATAAGTGAGATTAAAATATAATTGAAAAAGGATTCTCAGGCGACCGCTTAATACACACCGTAGTCGGCATGGGATACGTGATGAAGATGAAATAAACGTGATTATGAAGATACGTCACCGACTGGCATTGCAGTTTACCGTTCTATCAGGTTGCATCCTGCTGGTCATTTTCGTGCTCGTATACCTCCTGTTGCAAAACTATGTGAATAACACCTTTTTTAGCCAGCTGGAAGACCGTGCCCTCATCACTGCACAGGTATTCCTGGAAAAAGATGAACTGGCCAAAAAGAAGTGGAAAGACATCGAAAAGAAATACATACAGACCATCCCCGGCGAAGATGGTATGATCTACGATGAAGAAAACCAACCTGTATTTATTGAACCCGGTGCCCTCCACATACCACCTGCCGTTATCCAGGCAGTTCGCTACCATAAAAAGTACCGTTTCCATTATAAAGGTAAACCCGCTGTAGGGCTTTATTATTCAGACAACCAGGGGAACTTTGTCATTTTCGTCACCGCCGGCAACGAAGCGGGGCAGGCACAATTGATGCATAACCTCTGGATATTAGGGGGCACATTTGCACTCGGCATGCTCATGGTATTTGTAATCGGGCAGTGGTTCTCCTATCGTGCATTGCGCCCCATCAATTTCATTAACAGACAGGTAAAAAATATCCGGGCCTCTAACCTGCATGCCCGTGTGAAAAAGAGCCGTAATGAAGATGAAATCGATGAACTGGCCAGTAATTTTAATGACCTGCTGGAACACCTGGAAAAAGCATTTCACATGCAGCAATCCTTTGTCTCCAATGCATCGCATGAGTTACGTACACCATTGACAGCTATTATTACAGAGCTGGAAGTCATTCTCCAAAAACAAAGAAATCAGGAAGACTATATGAAAACATTGCGCTCTGTACTGGATGAATCAGCCAAACTGAAAACCATCACCAATGGACTGCTGGAGCTCACCCAGGCCGATAAAGATGCCCATGCAGGCAAAGAACATATCAGACTGGACGAACTGCTGTGGGACCTGCGGGAAGAATGGGCCGGAAAACATCCGGAACAGTTACTCAATATGCAGATGTTGCAATTGCCTGAAGATGCTACCAGACTGGAAATAACAGGGAACAGAGAGTTGCTGGTACTGGCTATCAAAAATATCATCAAGAATGCCTTTAAGTTCTCCGGCAATCAACCTGTGGATTGCACCCTGGATTGTCAGGAAGAGCAATTGTTAATAACAATCACGGATAGTGGAATCGGTATATCACCCGAAGATGCAGAACGTATTTTTATGCCACTCTTCAGGGCAAATAATGCACGTATCTATCCCGGTTTTGGCATCGGCTTATCGATGGCACAAAAGATCATCCAGGCACACAATGGACACATCAGTGTGAGCAGTGAACCCGGCGACGGCAGCACATTTAACGTTTCCTTCACGATTCACCATTAAATCTAATGGGTTTTTAATTTACCTCTAACGGCCCCCTAATAACAGCGTTGCAACTTTACATGCGTTAAAAATCTCTGAAACGATCATGTATTTGAAACGGGTATTATTCCTCTTCCTATATCTCGCAGCCATGCTGCCTGTAGCTGAAGCGCAGACAGATACTGTACGGTATGCGCTGCCGGATGCTGAAAAGGTTTTTCTTGAAAATAATCTGTCACTGCTGGCAGGGAAACTGGAAATCCCTATAGTAGAAGCAAAGATCCTGCAGGCAAGAGCATGGCCCAATCCCAACCTGTCTATCGGCGACATCCAGTTTTATACCAATGGTACGACCGCATCTGCGCCTCCGCTATTTGGTAATTTCTGGAGAGACAGAACATTCAGCGCACAACTGGAACAACTGATTTATACCGCACGCAAGCGAAAGAAAAATATTGACCTGGAATCCCGCAACAAAGACCTCGCGGCAAGCAATTTCATGGACTTGCTACAATCATTGAAAGCTGACTTCAGGCAAACAGAAGCCTCTTTACTATATCTGCAACAGATACAGGGCGATCAGTTATTTCAGTTAGGCGTTGTGAATACTTTATTAAGGGCACAAGAGGCCATGCTGAAGCAGGGAAATATTTCACAAACTGAAATGTACCGTATCAAAGCTTTACAGATCTCCCTGCACTCGGATATCAATGAAACACACGAAGACCTGACGGCACAGCAGGAACACCTGAAAAACTTACTGGCGCTGAACTCAAATGTGTACCTGGTATTGAACGATCCAATACCTACTTCAGATATGGTCACTGAATTGGAGCAACATCCTTTGCAGGAATTACTCACACAGGCTACACAACACAATGCTGGTATCATGGCCGCACAGCAACAAAAACAGGTGAGTGTAGCTGCATTGACTGTAGAAAAAGCAAACAGGGTGCCTGACCTGAGCCTCAATGTAAATTATGACAGAGCAGGTAATGATCAGCTCAACTTTATGGGTGCCGGTGTCTCTATGGATCTGCCATTTTTCAACAGGAATAAAGGCAATATCAAAGCGGCACAACTGGCGGTACAACAAAGTGATCTGTTAGAGAAAAATAAGATCACAGAAGTGAATAATGCGGTGGTAAAAGAATGGACAGACCTGCACAAAGCGATTGGTTTGTATGAAAGTATTGACACCGACTACCTGGATAAACTCGATACTATGGTAGAAGGCATCAGCCGCAACTTCGTGAGCCGGAATATAAGTCTGCTGGAATTTCTTGATTTCTTCAGCTCATTCCGCGACAGCAGGCAGCAATACTATGCTGCAATCAGGAACATCAGTATGAAAAAGGCGACGCTTAATTACTTAACCGGAACGGAGCTATAAACAACGCATTATGTACCGTATATTTTACATAGGACTGGCCATGGTATTAATATCAGCCTGTCACAATTCTACCTCTACCGCTATCACCACTACGCAGGAGGAAAATACCTGCATTATTTCTCCCAGCCTGAAAAAGCTGATTCAGTTAACACCGCTGTCAGAGGCTCCGGTACACGGAGAGCTGGAACTGACCGGGAGTGTGAGTTATGATCAGGATCACCTGTACCATTATCAATCACTGGCCAGTGGTGTAGTAAGAGACGTGCGTTTTAACCTCGGTGATTATGTCACCAAAGGACAGGTATTGGCCGAAATAAAAACGACAGAATTAAGTGATCAATCTGCGGGGCTTCACAAAGCAGAAGCTGCGCTTGCACTGGCAGAAAGACAATTGAGAGCGACGACCAGTCTGCACGACGATGGCATTGCATCTGACAAGGAATTGCTGGAAGCACAGAATGAAGTGGCCGCAGATAATCTGGAAATTAACAGGATCAAGGAAACCCTCACTATACAGGGGGGCAGTGTGGATAAAGGGGTATTACTGATACATGCGCCTATGAGTGGTGATATAGTGGCGAAGAAAATGACTACCGGCTATCAGGTGAATGCGGGTGATGATGATCTGTTTATCATTTCTGACCTGAAGCGGGTGTGGGTCATGGCAAATGTATATGCGGCACAGTTAGGTATGGTGAAAGCGGGGCAGGAAGTAGCGATCAGTACCACTGCTTATCCGGGAAAAGTATTTACAGGCAGGATCGCCCGTCTTTCCAACATCTTTGATCCGGAAGAAAAAGTAATGAAAGCAGTGGTGGAAATTGACAATGCCAATCTGGAATTAAAGCCGGATATGATGGTGAGTGTGAATGTACATATGAGCACAAATGAACAGGCGCTGGCAGTGCCACTGGATGCCGTAATCTTTGATGATGATAACTACCATGTAATAGCTTATCACAGTGACTGCGATGTACGTGAACTGACCATTAATCCGCTGTCGCACGATAAGCAGTATTATTATGTGAAAGAGGATGTACTGCACAAAGGTGATACCATCATCAGTCGCAACCAGTTATTGATCTATAATCAGCTGAAAGGAAGATAGTATGAACAAACTAGTAGAAAAGATAGTTGGCTTTGCACTAAAGAACCATACGCTGGTATTGTTCTTTACTTTCCTGCTGATTGTAGCTGGTGTAGTCGCCATTAAGAATACATTGATAGAAGCCTATCCGGATGTGACCAATACCCGTGCCCGTATTATTACACAATGGTCGGGCCGGAGTGCGGAAGAGATAGAGAAGTTTGTGACATTGCCTATTACGAAAGAGATGAGCACTATTCCGGGTAAGACGGATGTGCGTTCTGTTTCACTCTTTGGCTTGTCTGTCGTGACGGTGAATTTCGAAGATAATGTAGAAGATTTTTATGCACAGCAATATGCGGGTAACCGCATGCGGAATGTGGATCTGCCTGCTGGTGCAGATGCAGAAATAGAACCACCGTATGGTGCAACGGGAGAGATATTCCGGTATGTGATCAGGAGTAAAGACAGACCGATCCGTGATTTGTCTGCCCTGCAGGAATGGGTGATCAGCAGGGAATTGTTATCAGTACCAGGTGTAGCAGATGTGAATAGTTTTGGAGGGGAAGAAAAGAGTTATGAGATCAGGGTGAATCCAACAGAACTATCGAACTACGGGTTGACGGCATTGGATGTATTTCAGGCGATTGGTAAAAGTAATATCAACGTAGGTGGCGATGTGATTCAGAAGGGGAGTCAGGCATATGTGGTACGTGGTGTGGGATTGCTGGAAAAGACAGCAGATATTGAGAACATCCTTATTACAAATGTAAAAGGCACCCCGGTGCTGGTGAAGAATGTGGCGAATGTAGTTGTGACCGGAAAACCAAGATTGGGTAGAGTAGGGTTGAACAGTGATGACGACCTGGTAGAAGGGATTGTGATCATGCTGAGAGGGGAGAATCCCAGTAAGGTAATTGAGAAATTGCGGGAGCGGATTGCAGATCTGAACAATCGTATTCTGCCCAAAGATGTAAAGATAGAACCGTTCCTGGACAGGACGGAGCTGGTAGATAAGACCATTACAACTGTTACACATAACCTTATAGAGGGGATTTTGCTGGTATCCATTGTTGTGTTTGTGTTTCTATATAACTGGCGTACTACAGTGATAGTGGCGTCCGTAATACCGCTGGCATTTTTGTTTGCCTTGCTTATGTTGCGGATACAGGGGCTGTCGGCCAATCTGATCTCCATAGGAGCAGTAGATTTTGGGTTATTGCTGGAGGGAACGATGGTGATAGTCGAGCATGTATTTGCCAGTATGGACAAGCGTGCCCGTGATATGGGCATGGAGGCATTCAACGCTATGCCAAAGGATGGTTTCATACAGGATAAAGCGAGAAGTGTGGCAAAGTCGATCCTGTTTGCACAAGTGATCCTGATCGTAGCGTTGATGCCTATTTTTACATTTCAGAAAGTGGAAGGAAAGATGTTTTCACCACTGGCCTTTACTTTGGGATATGCATTGTTAGGGTCACTGTTATTGAGTTTGACCTATGTACTAGTGATGTGTAAACTGTTGCTGAACAAGAATGTGGTAGACAGGCACAGTGCGGTGACGGAGTTTTTCAGGAAGATCATATTCAGGTTGTTTCAGTTTGCGACTAAGTACAGGAGGGGAACGATCATTGGTTTCTTTGTATTACTGGGTGGTTGTATACTGGGATTTGGCAGTATGGGAACGGAGTTTATACCAAAGCTGAATGAGGGTGCGATCTATATAAGAGCCACCCTGCCAAGTAGTGTGAACCTGGATGAATCGGTGCGATTGACGAAAGAGATGAAAGCACAGCTGCGGAGTTTTGATGAAGTACAATTTGTGCTGACACAGACGGGCAGGCCCAATGATGGTACAGATCCCACTGGTTTTTTCAATATTGAATTCCATGTGCAGTTGAAAGATGAGGGGCAATGGCAGCACCATATAACGAAGGAGCAGTTATTGGAACAGATGGAGGCGAAGTTGCGGGTGTATCCGGGGATTGTGTTTG
This Chitinophaga sancti DNA region includes the following protein-coding sequences:
- a CDS encoding TolC family protein, whose translation is MKRVLFLFLYLAAMLPVAEAQTDTVRYALPDAEKVFLENNLSLLAGKLEIPIVEAKILQARAWPNPNLSIGDIQFYTNGTTASAPPLFGNFWRDRTFSAQLEQLIYTARKRKKNIDLESRNKDLAASNFMDLLQSLKADFRQTEASLLYLQQIQGDQLFQLGVVNTLLRAQEAMLKQGNISQTEMYRIKALQISLHSDINETHEDLTAQQEHLKNLLALNSNVYLVLNDPIPTSDMVTELEQHPLQELLTQATQHNAGIMAAQQQKQVSVAALTVEKANRVPDLSLNVNYDRAGNDQLNFMGAGVSMDLPFFNRNKGNIKAAQLAVQQSDLLEKNKITEVNNAVVKEWTDLHKAIGLYESIDTDYLDKLDTMVEGISRNFVSRNISLLEFLDFFSSFRDSRQQYYAAIRNISMKKATLNYLTGTEL
- the nusG gene encoding transcription termination/antitermination protein NusG, with product MMIEASNNPAEETNVPTQDTKWYVLRVVSGKEKKVKEYLDIEVRRSDWGNVITQIFLPVEKVYKVQAGKKVMREKNFYPGYVMIEAIDGKMSDEVIQSIRNVSGVIHFLGKEKPIALRKAEVNKMLGKVDELSDNGLTMSEPFIVGETIKIIDGPFNDFNGIIEEVIEDKKKLKVTVKIFGRATPVELNFMQVEKIS
- a CDS encoding HAMP domain-containing sensor histidine kinase — encoded protein: MKIRHRLALQFTVLSGCILLVIFVLVYLLLQNYVNNTFFSQLEDRALITAQVFLEKDELAKKKWKDIEKKYIQTIPGEDGMIYDEENQPVFIEPGALHIPPAVIQAVRYHKKYRFHYKGKPAVGLYYSDNQGNFVIFVTAGNEAGQAQLMHNLWILGGTFALGMLMVFVIGQWFSYRALRPINFINRQVKNIRASNLHARVKKSRNEDEIDELASNFNDLLEHLEKAFHMQQSFVSNASHELRTPLTAIITELEVILQKQRNQEDYMKTLRSVLDESAKLKTITNGLLELTQADKDAHAGKEHIRLDELLWDLREEWAGKHPEQLLNMQMLQLPEDATRLEITGNRELLVLAIKNIIKNAFKFSGNQPVDCTLDCQEEQLLITITDSGIGISPEDAERIFMPLFRANNARIYPGFGIGLSMAQKIIQAHNGHISVSSEPGDGSTFNVSFTIHH
- a CDS encoding CusA/CzcA family heavy metal efflux RND transporter, which codes for MNKLVEKIVGFALKNHTLVLFFTFLLIVAGVVAIKNTLIEAYPDVTNTRARIITQWSGRSAEEIEKFVTLPITKEMSTIPGKTDVRSVSLFGLSVVTVNFEDNVEDFYAQQYAGNRMRNVDLPAGADAEIEPPYGATGEIFRYVIRSKDRPIRDLSALQEWVISRELLSVPGVADVNSFGGEEKSYEIRVNPTELSNYGLTALDVFQAIGKSNINVGGDVIQKGSQAYVVRGVGLLEKTADIENILITNVKGTPVLVKNVANVVVTGKPRLGRVGLNSDDDLVEGIVIMLRGENPSKVIEKLRERIADLNNRILPKDVKIEPFLDRTELVDKTITTVTHNLIEGILLVSIVVFVFLYNWRTTVIVASVIPLAFLFALLMLRIQGLSANLISIGAVDFGLLLEGTMVIVEHVFASMDKRARDMGMEAFNAMPKDGFIQDKARSVAKSILFAQVILIVALMPIFTFQKVEGKMFSPLAFTLGYALLGSLLLSLTYVLVMCKLLLNKNVVDRHSAVTEFFRKIIFRLFQFATKYRRGTIIGFFVLLGGCILGFGSMGTEFIPKLNEGAIYIRATLPSSVNLDESVRLTKEMKAQLRSFDEVQFVLTQTGRPNDGTDPTGFFNIEFHVQLKDEGQWQHHITKEQLLEQMEAKLRVYPGIVFGFSQPIMDNVEEYVAGVKSALVAKVYGNDLPSLERTADSIAAVIKGIRGIEDVNVFRNIGAPELRIKLSEARMARYGISMEDAQAVVEMAIGGKSASTFYEGERMFEIRVRYDEHFRQSEQEIRNILVPAAGDAKVPLSEIADIGFFTGPAFIYRQGSSRYIAVGFSVRGRDLGGTIAEAQEKVKKRVKLPEAYKLEWAGEFESQQRATGRLVYIVPISLLLIGFLLYINFNNLKDTLLSLITVPFAFMGGFFSLWITHTIFGISAGIGFIILFGVGTIDGIILISVMKSYWEKGMPLKEAIENGVKDRIRPVFMIAVMGSLGLLPAALSHGMGSEIQKPLAIMIVGGLVVCMLLSLMVLPQFFYWAYRKK
- the hpf gene encoding ribosome hibernation-promoting factor, HPF/YfiA family, with translation MNVQIQTVHFDADSKLIDHVSKKVAKLNTYYDRIISVEVFLKLDGIAHQIKDKVAEIKVHIPRQDLFVKHESKSFEESFDLAFDSVVNQIKRTKEKKLQ
- the tuf gene encoding elongation factor Tu → MAKETFKRDKPHVNIGTIGHVDHGKTTLTAAITNILASKGLAEKKGYDEIDAAPEEKERGITINTAHVEYQTASRHYAHVDCPGHADYVKNMITGAAQMDGAILVVAATDGPMPQTKEHILLARQVGVPRIVVFMNKVDLVDDPELLELVELEIRELLSKYNYDGDNTPIIKGSATGALAGEEKWVAAVEELMNSVDEYIPLPPRPVDMPFLMSVEDVFSITGRGTVATGRIERGRIKVGEPVEIVGLIEKPLTSTCTGVEMFKKLLDEGEAGDNAGLLLRGIEKKDIRRGMVITKPGTITPHTDFKCEVYVLSKEEGGRHTPFFQKYRPQFYFRTTDVTGEVELPAGVEMVMPGDNIGLVVKLIAPIAMEKGLKFAIREGGRTVGAGQVTEIIK
- the secE gene encoding preprotein translocase subunit SecE; this translates as MNKLRNYFRESYHELVHKVSWPSWQELQSSTMVVLIATVVITLVVWGMDALSNLVLTQYYKMF
- a CDS encoding efflux RND transporter periplasmic adaptor subunit, with protein sequence MYRIFYIGLAMVLISACHNSTSTAITTTQEENTCIISPSLKKLIQLTPLSEAPVHGELELTGSVSYDQDHLYHYQSLASGVVRDVRFNLGDYVTKGQVLAEIKTTELSDQSAGLHKAEAALALAERQLRATTSLHDDGIASDKELLEAQNEVAADNLEINRIKETLTIQGGSVDKGVLLIHAPMSGDIVAKKMTTGYQVNAGDDDLFIISDLKRVWVMANVYAAQLGMVKAGQEVAISTTAYPGKVFTGRIARLSNIFDPEEKVMKAVVEIDNANLELKPDMMVSVNVHMSTNEQALAVPLDAVIFDDDNYHVIAYHSDCDVRELTINPLSHDKQYYYVKEDVLHKGDTIISRNQLLIYNQLKGR
- a CDS encoding response regulator transcription factor; translated protein: MKILLIEDEPKVAAFIKKGLEEDQHQVEVAYDGEIGHKAIMQHDYDVIIMDVMLPYMNGLQLSKSIREQGIRTPVLMLTALNTTPDIVDGLNSGADDYLAKPFHFSELLARTNALHRRTADFKAATTKLTFMDLILDLDTKTATRENKEIILTAKEYALLELFMNNCNKVLSRAYIAQTVWGLDFDSGTNTIDVYINYLRNKIEKGFSGDRLIHTVVGMGYVMKMK